The Phormidium yuhuli AB48 DNA window ACCGGCTTCGGGGTCAAGGATTTCACATAATCCACCCGCCAAACATTCAGGTTAGCAATTTCCGTCAGCGAAGCACTAAAAGCCGCAATGTTAGCCCCCTGTAATTCCTGTTCATAGACCTCCAACTCAGCAAGGGGTCCGGTGCGATACAGTCGCCAGCCGCGAACCTGTAGCATCAAACGAGCCGCATAAGCCTCAATCTCAAAAATACGGGCCAGGTGTTGGGCCGACTGTTTACGCTCTTCTTTGGCAGTCGCTTCCAAGATGAGAACTCCCCCCTCACTGGGGTCAGCCTTGGCCTTCGCTTGGGCGATCGCCTGCTCTCGTTTCAGCTTACGCTTATCCTCAAGCCGTTTTAATCCCTGTCTGGCCTGACTAATAATTTTAGGAGAGGCACTATCCCGCAACAGAACCCGATAGGCGGCTTCCGCTTCATCGAGTCGCTGACTTTCCTCATATAGTCGCGCAATATAAAACTTTACCCAGGGATTTTCGGGCATTGTTCGATATAAGACTTTCAGATGTCGGGAGGCGGTCCGGTAATCTCCCGCCTCGATCGCCGCGATCGCATCGTCGAGAGAGGGCATTTTTTAATCGGAGAGTTGATAATAAACAGTCAAACA harbors:
- a CDS encoding tetratricopeptide repeat protein, with amino-acid sequence MPSLDDAIAAIEAGDYRTASRHLKVLYRTMPENPWVKFYIARLYEESQRLDEAEAAYRVLLRDSASPKIISQARQGLKRLEDKRKLKREQAIAQAKAKADPSEGGVLILEATAKEERKQSAQHLARIFEIEAYAARLMLQVRGWRLYRTGPLAELEVYEQELQGANIAAFSASLTEIANLNVWRVDYVKSLTPKPVVVCRDRHDRQGQFSFNWSEVKQQIRGGIPWFINAVSYDISRRTKDQVKRKIETQDFVQMCDLHLPKRGVILRFCDRSYDFDQGVVFAPEQQQKIGKLRAATLRINWNGLLKVFDHHLAEVLLWSDFSQFAETAIDFHFLMEGIDPYVDIDRPEASHWDPAFQLYSGVAWMRYLKSLKSRSSQG